In the uncultured Methanobacterium sp. genome, one interval contains:
- the hypD gene encoding hydrogenase formation protein HypD has translation MKDLSKEIVKRIENIAQPVKIMHVCGSHEHTIMQHGIRTLLPPEVEVVAGPGCPVCCVPAREVEECLQLAKQGVTIATFGDMLRVPGGSGSLADAKAEGADVRIVYGVNNAVELAQKIDNEVVFMAAGFETTAPTTAAEIVAGPPENFSVLSCHRMIPPALKFLIESGEVNLNALIEPGHVSTIIGNRPYDIFSEKYGIPQVVTGFNPMDVLIAVYLILKQLHEGKALVQNEYKRAVREEGNLKAQKLLEDVFYITTKEWRGFPPIPDSVMEIKDEFSDSNAREKFDIEVGTIPEVVSGCICGAILRGMARPEDCKLFRKECNPTNPIGACMVSKEGTCNIAHRYGSF, from the coding sequence ATGAAAGATCTCTCCAAGGAAATTGTAAAACGCATTGAAAACATTGCCCAACCAGTAAAGATTATGCATGTCTGTGGATCTCATGAACATACCATAATGCAGCACGGTATAAGAACCCTGTTACCTCCTGAGGTGGAAGTTGTAGCTGGGCCGGGATGTCCAGTATGCTGCGTTCCAGCACGTGAAGTGGAAGAATGTCTCCAACTGGCTAAACAGGGAGTAACCATAGCAACTTTCGGGGACATGTTAAGGGTCCCTGGTGGATCAGGATCCCTTGCCGATGCAAAAGCAGAAGGAGCGGATGTGCGTATCGTTTATGGAGTGAATAATGCAGTGGAACTAGCTCAAAAAATTGATAATGAAGTGGTTTTCATGGCCGCTGGCTTTGAAACAACAGCCCCAACCACCGCCGCGGAAATAGTTGCAGGTCCACCTGAAAACTTTTCAGTTCTATCCTGTCACCGAATGATACCTCCAGCACTCAAATTTTTAATAGAATCTGGTGAAGTGAATCTCAATGCCCTTATAGAACCAGGGCATGTTTCAACCATAATCGGAAACCGCCCCTATGATATTTTTTCAGAGAAATATGGAATACCTCAGGTCGTAACGGGGTTCAACCCGATGGATGTTTTAATAGCAGTTTACTTAATTTTAAAACAGCTTCATGAAGGTAAGGCACTGGTTCAGAACGAATATAAACGAGCTGTCAGGGAAGAAGGAAATTTAAAAGCTCAAAAACTCCTTGAAGATGTTTTTTACATAACCACCAAGGAATGGAGGGGTTTCCCACCTATACCTGACTCAGTTATGGAAATTAAAGATGAATTTAGTGATTCAAATGCCAGGGAGAAGTTCGACATTGAAGTAGGTACTATCCCTGAAGTGGTCAGTGGCTGTATCTGTGGGGCCATACTCCGAGGAATGGCCCGTCCTGAAGACTGTAAACTTTTCAGGAAGGAATGTAACCCCACTAACCCTATTGGGGCATGTATGGTTAGTAAGGAAGGAACCTGTAATATAGCTCATAGATACGGTTCATTTTAA
- a CDS encoding Mur ligase family protein, whose protein sequence is MNAAVVGLGVEGINAVESLLNHDYEVYASDINRNIELDSKKDLDVDLGSHDFGKIEKADVIVLSPGLWNNPVFGNLKSDKKLLSDIITSHRSLFTIGVTGTNGKTTTTMMIASILQKAGMKVLIGGNAGGGFKGYTEVILEAASGNYDILLVEVCDMTLDFCNHTFDFNLVVVTNVGRDHLEFHKSVENYLKTLGNFIKDKKVVLNRPTESLGHFSDKASETHFFTKIPYKLNLFGDFNRKNAAAASKAAEVVGISDETIKTTLKEFSVLPGRATIIDLPHSKIVVGKTDNADAAAAVLNEADFPVIILGTPRKGELCRLEIFREASKTKSKIIAIFPGLDDTRDDVRKVLMEEKYPGTIHNLSNVDDVVKFALKCSEKYPNVFIGGNGQRKIIEITESLKAISAK, encoded by the coding sequence ATGAATGCTGCTGTGGTTGGGCTGGGTGTAGAAGGTATTAATGCCGTTGAATCTCTCCTTAATCACGATTATGAAGTTTATGCTTCAGATATTAACCGTAACATTGAATTAGACTCCAAAAAAGACCTGGATGTGGATCTAGGATCTCATGATTTTGGAAAAATAGAAAAAGCAGATGTAATTGTTTTAAGCCCGGGATTATGGAATAACCCTGTTTTTGGAAATTTAAAGTCTGACAAAAAACTTTTATCAGATATTATAACTTCTCATCGCTCTTTATTTACCATAGGAGTCACTGGCACCAATGGTAAAACAACCACCACCATGATGATTGCCAGTATACTGCAAAAGGCAGGTATGAAAGTTCTCATTGGTGGAAATGCCGGTGGAGGTTTTAAGGGTTATACTGAAGTCATTTTAGAAGCTGCATCAGGTAATTATGATATTCTTTTGGTAGAAGTCTGTGATATGACTCTGGACTTCTGTAATCATACTTTTGATTTTAACTTGGTTGTAGTGACTAATGTGGGTAGAGATCATCTAGAATTCCACAAATCAGTTGAAAACTACCTTAAAACATTAGGGAATTTTATAAAGGACAAAAAGGTTGTTTTAAACAGGCCCACTGAAAGTTTAGGACATTTTAGTGATAAAGCATCTGAAACTCATTTTTTCACCAAAATTCCATATAAACTGAACTTGTTTGGAGACTTCAATCGAAAAAATGCAGCTGCAGCATCAAAAGCTGCGGAAGTAGTCGGAATATCTGATGAAACCATCAAAACTACCCTTAAAGAATTCAGTGTTTTGCCAGGGAGAGCTACCATAATTGATCTTCCCCATTCTAAGATAGTGGTGGGTAAAACTGATAACGCTGATGCAGCAGCAGCAGTTCTCAATGAAGCAGACTTTCCAGTTATAATCCTTGGAACACCACGTAAAGGCGAACTATGTCGTTTAGAAATTTTCAGAGAAGCTTCCAAGACTAAATCAAAGATCATTGCCATTTTCCCCGGACTGGATGACACACGAGACGACGTTCGTAAAGTGTTGATGGAAGAGAAATACCCCGGAACCATCCATAACCTGAGTAATGTAGACGATGTGGTTAAATTTGCACTTAAATGCTCAGAAAAGTATCCTAATGTGTTTATTGGTGGTAATGGACAACGTAAAATCATAGAGATAACTGAAAGCCTGAAAGCCATTTCAGCAAAATAG
- the heR gene encoding heliorhodopsin HeR, with protein MDNDKRREIIAQSPITFEGLRKLNIGAGSLHLIQGLIMIALGLWLTWTQNIYTFYLKFKIISLSPPAFQIAPDPTVAFTVGYLGVILASFLLISAIAHFTIAFVKTKNYNENLKKGMNPYRWYEYFFSSSIMLVIIATFVGVWDLWSLVMIFVLNAVMIMCGFLMEKINFYTKATDWSAYLLGALAGFTPWVVLAAYFIAALGSTETNPPTFVYAILLIYFIMFNTFSINMVLQYKGVGKWKDYLYGERVYIILSLIAKTALAWLAFIGIFAP; from the coding sequence ATGGATAATGACAAGAGAAGAGAGATTATTGCCCAGTCACCAATAACCTTTGAGGGGTTAAGAAAACTCAACATAGGAGCCGGTTCACTGCACCTTATACAGGGGTTGATCATGATTGCCCTGGGTTTGTGGTTGACCTGGACCCAGAATATCTACACTTTTTATCTTAAATTTAAAATAATATCACTTTCACCTCCTGCTTTTCAGATCGCACCGGATCCAACAGTTGCATTCACAGTTGGTTATTTAGGAGTGATACTTGCTTCATTCCTATTAATTTCAGCCATTGCCCACTTTACAATTGCCTTTGTAAAGACTAAAAATTACAACGAGAATCTGAAAAAGGGAATGAACCCCTACCGGTGGTATGAATACTTTTTCTCCAGCTCCATCATGCTGGTAATAATCGCCACCTTCGTGGGAGTATGGGATCTTTGGTCGCTGGTAATGATCTTCGTCCTGAATGCCGTGATGATCATGTGCGGTTTTTTAATGGAAAAGATCAACTTTTACACCAAAGCAACTGACTGGTCCGCATATCTGCTGGGAGCCCTTGCAGGATTCACACCATGGGTAGTGTTGGCAGCATATTTCATTGCTGCACTGGGATCAACCGAAACTAACCCACCCACATTTGTCTATGCCATACTGTTAATCTATTTCATCATGTTCAACACATTCTCCATTAACATGGTCCTGCAGTACAAGGGTGTGGGGAAATGGAAGGACTATCTCTACGGTGAAAGGGTTTACATCATTCTCAGCCTGATTGCCAAAACTGCCCTGGCATGGTTGGCATTTATTGGCATATTCGCACCCTGA
- a CDS encoding phosphoglycolate phosphatase, whose protein sequence is MIKAVAVDVDGTITDGRRRLCCSAMESIRSVEERGIPVIIVTGNILPVTKTLSIFIGTSGGLVAENGGVIESPEGRMVLGDIQKCQEAYEFLKTKQPIEKVDFSDQRVSEIAFYRTLPVNLIKDTLKDFDVKIYDTKFALHITDPAVDKGTSLVRVAGDMGILPEEILAVGDSENDLEFLKVAGLKVAVANAAPELKASADYVTQKPYGDGVKEALERFVL, encoded by the coding sequence TTGATCAAAGCAGTAGCAGTAGATGTTGATGGAACCATAACCGATGGTAGGAGAAGATTATGCTGCAGTGCCATGGAATCAATCCGTAGTGTAGAAGAACGCGGCATACCAGTCATCATCGTTACCGGTAACATTCTCCCAGTTACCAAAACTCTTTCCATATTTATCGGAACTTCAGGGGGGCTGGTGGCTGAAAATGGGGGAGTTATAGAATCACCTGAGGGTAGGATGGTCCTGGGAGATATTCAAAAGTGTCAAGAGGCCTATGAATTTTTAAAAACCAAACAACCCATCGAAAAAGTGGATTTTTCAGATCAGAGGGTTTCAGAAATTGCATTTTACAGAACCCTTCCCGTGAATTTGATTAAAGATACACTGAAGGATTTTGATGTGAAAATATACGATACCAAGTTTGCACTGCACATCACCGATCCTGCAGTGGACAAGGGCACTTCCCTGGTTCGTGTGGCTGGAGATATGGGTATTCTGCCAGAAGAGATACTGGCAGTGGGTGACAGTGAAAATGACCTGGAATTTTTAAAAGTTGCCGGGCTAAAGGTAGCAGTCGCCAATGCAGCCCCTGAACTTAAAGCAAGTGCAGATTATGTAACTCAAAAACCATATGGGGATGGAGTTAAAGAAGCGTTAGAGAGGTTTGTATTATGA
- a CDS encoding TldD/PmbA family protein, translating to MINDLANQALDYAIKGADQAEIYVDITESVDATIQNDQVDFAKESYSLGMGIRVICDGKMGFAYTTQTEKITETVAKAISNAQANLVDENFAFASKSDYPTINGVFDKKINNLELEDTIELGKSMIGTVLENKCQPTSGGVSADCSKTLIINSEGVSCEDISTYFSGFIAVNIADGEGVSTASESDSSRKLDIDPDKVAHKACEVALNSRGGRTIETGDMKVLMDHHAAAGLLSTFSQAINGDNVQRGRSIYADKIDTEVSSPSLSIYDDGTINGGLYSSHGDGEGTPSQKTTIIEDGVLKTFLYDIQTANKGNVESTGNGMRASFNDMPAVSLSNLILDFKDFEELSEVKNGLLVTDVLGAHTANPISGDFSVEGMNAFKIEKGEIAYPVKNAMLSGNIFSILKDSKAASEKTRQLGPFIVPPLNVSSLRVVGSK from the coding sequence ATGATAAACGATTTAGCTAACCAAGCGTTGGATTATGCCATTAAGGGTGCTGATCAGGCAGAAATATATGTTGATATTACAGAGAGTGTGGATGCCACCATTCAGAATGACCAGGTGGACTTTGCCAAGGAATCATACTCCCTGGGTATGGGTATCAGGGTTATCTGTGATGGTAAAATGGGTTTTGCATACACCACCCAGACTGAAAAAATAACCGAAACAGTGGCCAAGGCAATTTCCAATGCCCAGGCCAACCTGGTTGATGAAAACTTTGCATTTGCATCCAAATCAGATTATCCTACAATTAATGGTGTTTTTGATAAAAAAATCAACAATCTAGAACTGGAAGACACCATTGAATTGGGAAAATCCATGATTGGTACAGTTCTGGAGAATAAGTGCCAGCCAACCTCGGGTGGGGTTTCAGCAGACTGCTCTAAAACACTGATCATCAACTCAGAAGGTGTAAGTTGTGAAGATATCTCCACCTACTTCTCGGGCTTCATAGCAGTTAATATCGCTGATGGTGAAGGTGTTTCCACTGCCAGTGAATCAGATTCATCCCGAAAACTGGACATAGATCCAGATAAAGTTGCTCATAAAGCATGTGAGGTTGCTTTAAATTCAAGGGGTGGTCGGACAATTGAAACCGGTGACATGAAGGTTTTGATGGATCATCATGCTGCTGCAGGTTTGCTTTCCACATTTTCCCAGGCAATTAATGGGGATAACGTCCAGAGAGGTAGGTCAATTTACGCTGATAAAATAGATACCGAGGTTTCATCACCCTCCCTGAGTATATACGATGATGGAACCATCAATGGGGGCCTTTACTCTTCTCATGGTGATGGTGAAGGAACACCCAGCCAGAAAACAACCATAATCGAGGATGGGGTCCTTAAAACCTTTTTATATGATATACAAACAGCTAACAAAGGAAATGTCGAGAGTACCGGTAATGGAATGCGTGCGTCATTCAATGACATGCCTGCGGTAAGTTTATCGAACCTTATTCTGGATTTTAAAGATTTTGAAGAACTTTCAGAAGTTAAAAATGGCCTGTTAGTCACCGATGTTCTGGGGGCGCACACTGCCAACCCTATATCGGGAGATTTCTCGGTGGAAGGTATGAATGCCTTTAAAATTGAGAAAGGGGAAATAGCCTATCCAGTTAAGAATGCAATGCTTTCTGGAAATATATTTTCCATACTGAAAGACTCAAAGGCCGCATCAGAAAAAACACGTCAATTAGGACCTTTTATAGTACCGCCCCTAAATGTATCCAGTTTACGTGTTGTGGGCAGTAAATGA
- a CDS encoding NTP transferase domain-containing protein — MKGVSCIITAAGKNRRMREDLQSRGMELKHKLLLEINEEPLISFTVKKALQTGADECIVVLGHFMDELYPTLNGINNSRLRIIENLDLNVELSQTLLNGVLNSRYDYCLCLAGDQPTVTQKTMENLINQLLNSSEPENTISILARGKTGYLDSAKGLGMPFACHSSLLKCYLQGEDDNLNPILRRMVADGVALYAVPEENELELVNINRYDDYLLVRDKIKE, encoded by the coding sequence ATGAAAGGAGTATCATGTATTATAACTGCAGCAGGCAAAAACAGGCGAATGAGGGAAGACCTTCAAAGTAGAGGAATGGAACTAAAACATAAATTACTTCTTGAGATCAATGAAGAACCTTTAATAAGTTTCACTGTTAAAAAGGCCTTGCAAACAGGTGCAGATGAATGTATCGTTGTTTTAGGTCATTTCATGGATGAATTGTACCCTACATTGAATGGCATAAACAACTCCCGACTGCGTATCATTGAAAACTTGGACTTGAATGTGGAACTATCCCAGACTCTTTTAAATGGAGTGCTTAATTCCAGATATGATTACTGTTTGTGTCTGGCAGGGGACCAGCCTACAGTAACTCAAAAAACTATGGAAAATCTCATCAATCAACTTTTAAACAGCTCGGAACCAGAAAATACAATTTCAATTCTGGCTCGTGGTAAAACAGGATATTTGGATAGTGCTAAGGGTTTGGGAATGCCCTTTGCCTGCCACTCATCACTATTAAAATGTTATCTTCAGGGTGAAGATGATAACTTGAATCCCATCCTGAGGAGAATGGTGGCGGATGGAGTAGCATTATACGCTGTGCCTGAAGAAAACGAGCTGGAACTGGTAAATATAAATAGATATGATGATTATCTTTTAGTTCGGGATAAAATTAAGGAGTAG
- a CDS encoding HEAT repeat domain-containing protein, with product MFQQKKYLVHIDILGFGPLLNNIADNIRREPEDVRADFKNTINKKIDEAKNVIPLDIIDNGIDDWTLAINSFNETFFVISNILDHYTGYKDYKTVPLEIAIGVVKYPKWANKEGLSYQNKTINYLKSDLIKEYHNWYKREYKKKYVTETYIVITEPFFRELLRTDQINCISIPYNNNFFYSLPQGIIEREKKINEFLKRIEHEKSDFSGALIDRIYIPPEGYKEIEEALKRDRIVFITGTAGYGKTYTTIKLLWEYFNNDYIPKWIPGTDKLDRRNVREKLVNIDSILEPGHIIYFEDPFGKTEYEGHDNLKERINHIISIVKNKENVYVIITSRKDVFKQFERENYSVEEIHSFEKELNILKPSYTSQKRKEMLKCWAIEKGCNWLEDNELECFVLKSIENKEKLPTPLSIYDFVEGTIKTIDKKELNEKIHIYSGNVGKAFADEIIGLYESGRKDRVLFLSLIFISETFEVDFIKEEYEKLMEEKFEDFEDILEEEYRVKERSFNNEKYLEFSHPSYLESINHFLTNPACKKIFWDVSKNFLDHEYSYVQWGTAEALGKIGDRKTTQLLIDSLNNPNKSLQSASSWALGEIGDPKAVPPLIKILDSSDFTVRRASIIALGKIGDPRAVKHLIKNLNRSDFSSQKASAEALGRIGDLKSVPYLIEKLNGPDWAVQLKSIEALGNIGDPRAVTHLIKLLEDPVDSIRKKSMHALEKIGEPSVKPLIENLNHISWSTQNATEKELIEIIKPLLKYIIPFLEDPDQHMRKATVHALKVIEDPSTVEPLIKILKDQYLDIRRDAVLALGKIKDPKAVPHLIKYLKDEDYIIKSGVITALGMIKDPDAVEPLIEILNDANGLKTIKVLGEIGDQRAVKPLVNLILQEGFWNKRGKTAFNALKKLKCSKITLFFIEALKDSNENVRLNASEALGRIKDPKAVEPLLEALKDSEIDFQLKVIEALGEIGDKKAVPCLIKFLKNGKWYIQRDAAEALGKIGDKKAAKPLVETLQKPNTDSLDEVMDALGKIGDLNTVEPIMDYLKGKDNEFKKIMMWTLITENNPKFSDRILDEIDKELEIDLITEERYNYDQEFKFDDFNY from the coding sequence ATGTTCCAACAGAAAAAATATCTTGTTCACATAGATATCTTGGGATTTGGACCCCTATTAAATAATATCGCGGATAATATAAGACGGGAACCAGAAGATGTGAGAGCAGATTTCAAAAATACAATAAATAAAAAGATAGATGAAGCTAAAAATGTAATTCCATTAGACATAATTGATAATGGAATAGATGATTGGACTTTAGCTATTAATAGTTTTAATGAAACTTTTTTTGTTATATCTAATATTTTAGATCATTATACTGGTTATAAAGATTACAAAACTGTTCCCTTAGAAATTGCTATTGGAGTAGTGAAATATCCAAAATGGGCAAATAAAGAAGGATTAAGTTATCAAAATAAAACAATTAATTATTTGAAATCCGATTTAATTAAAGAATACCATAACTGGTATAAACGAGAGTATAAAAAAAAATATGTGACTGAAACATATATTGTGATTACTGAACCTTTTTTTAGGGAATTACTGCGTACTGATCAAATTAATTGTATATCTATCCCATATAATAACAATTTTTTTTATAGTCTCCCACAAGGTATAATTGAAAGGGAAAAAAAAATTAATGAATTTCTTAAAAGAATAGAACACGAAAAAAGTGATTTTTCCGGTGCCTTGATTGATAGGATATATATTCCTCCTGAAGGGTACAAAGAAATCGAAGAGGCTTTAAAAAGAGATAGAATTGTTTTTATTACAGGTACGGCAGGTTATGGAAAAACATATACTACAATAAAATTATTATGGGAATATTTTAACAACGATTATATTCCAAAGTGGATTCCGGGCACAGATAAACTTGACAGAAGAAATGTCAGAGAAAAATTAGTTAATATTGATAGTATTCTAGAGCCAGGACATATAATATATTTTGAAGATCCATTTGGAAAAACAGAATATGAAGGGCATGATAATCTAAAAGAGAGGATTAATCACATTATTAGTATCGTGAAAAATAAAGAAAATGTTTATGTCATTATAACTTCACGAAAAGATGTTTTTAAACAATTTGAAAGAGAAAATTACTCTGTTGAAGAAATTCATAGCTTCGAAAAAGAATTAAATATTTTAAAGCCATCTTATACGTCACAAAAACGAAAAGAAATGTTAAAATGTTGGGCTATAGAGAAAGGATGTAATTGGCTTGAGGATAATGAACTTGAATGTTTTGTTTTGAAATCGATTGAAAACAAAGAAAAATTACCAACACCATTAAGTATTTATGATTTTGTAGAAGGTACCATAAAAACAATTGATAAAAAAGAATTAAATGAAAAAATACATATTTATTCAGGAAATGTTGGAAAGGCTTTTGCTGATGAAATTATAGGACTTTATGAATCTGGTCGAAAGGATAGAGTTCTATTTTTGTCTTTAATTTTTATTTCAGAAACATTTGAAGTTGATTTTATTAAAGAAGAATATGAAAAATTGATGGAAGAAAAATTTGAAGATTTCGAAGATATTCTTGAAGAGGAATATCGTGTTAAAGAACGGTCATTTAATAATGAAAAATATTTAGAATTTTCTCATCCATCCTATCTAGAATCAATCAACCATTTTTTAACGAATCCTGCGTGTAAAAAAATATTCTGGGATGTTTCAAAGAACTTTTTAGACCATGAGTATTCGTATGTTCAATGGGGAACTGCAGAAGCACTTGGAAAAATAGGGGATCGAAAAACTACCCAACTTCTCATAGATAGTCTAAATAATCCTAATAAAAGCCTTCAAAGTGCCTCTTCATGGGCATTAGGGGAAATAGGAGATCCAAAAGCAGTACCCCCACTTATTAAAATATTAGATAGTTCAGATTTCACCGTTCGAAGAGCTTCAATAATAGCCTTAGGAAAAATAGGAGACCCTAGGGCAGTGAAACATCTTATTAAAAATCTCAATAGATCTGATTTTAGTTCTCAAAAAGCTTCTGCTGAAGCTTTAGGAAGAATTGGAGATTTAAAATCAGTTCCTTATCTCATTGAAAAACTGAACGGACCAGATTGGGCTGTTCAATTAAAATCTATTGAAGCATTAGGAAATATTGGAGATCCACGAGCAGTAACTCATCTTATTAAATTATTAGAAGATCCAGTTGACAGTATTAGAAAAAAATCAATGCATGCACTAGAAAAAATTGGTGAACCTTCAGTAAAACCTCTAATTGAAAATTTAAATCATATTTCCTGGTCAACTCAAAATGCAACAGAAAAAGAGTTGATTGAAATAATTAAACCTCTTTTAAAATATATTATACCATTTTTAGAAGATCCAGATCAACATATGCGAAAAGCAACAGTACATGCTCTAAAAGTTATAGAAGATCCAAGTACAGTAGAACCACTAATTAAAATTCTTAAAGACCAATATTTAGATATTCGAAGAGATGCTGTTTTGGCATTAGGAAAAATAAAGGATCCCAAGGCAGTTCCACACCTTATTAAATACTTAAAAGATGAAGATTATATTATTAAATCGGGTGTAATAACCGCATTAGGAATGATAAAAGATCCAGATGCAGTAGAACCTCTTATTGAGATTTTAAACGATGCAAACGGATTAAAAACAATAAAAGTGTTGGGAGAAATAGGAGACCAACGAGCAGTTAAACCTCTTGTAAATCTAATTTTACAGGAAGGATTCTGGAATAAAAGAGGCAAAACCGCATTTAATGCTTTAAAAAAACTAAAATGCTCAAAAATAACTCTTTTTTTTATTGAAGCTCTGAAAGATTCTAATGAGAATGTACGATTAAATGCTTCTGAGGCTTTAGGAAGAATAAAAGATCCTAAAGCTGTAGAACCACTCCTTGAAGCACTAAAAGACTCCGAAATAGATTTTCAATTAAAAGTTATCGAAGCATTAGGAGAAATAGGAGATAAAAAAGCAGTTCCATGCTTAATAAAATTTTTAAAAAATGGAAAATGGTACATTCAAAGAGATGCAGCAGAGGCTTTAGGCAAAATAGGAGATAAAAAAGCAGCAAAACCACTTGTTGAAACATTACAAAAACCAAATACTGATAGTTTGGATGAAGTAATGGATGCATTGGGCAAAATAGGAGACTTAAATACTGTAGAACCAATTATGGATTATTTAAAAGGTAAAGATAACGAATTTAAAAAAATAATGATGTGGACATTAATAACTGAAAATAATCCAAAATTTTCAGACCGGATCTTAGATGAAATAGATAAGGAACTTGAAATCGATCTAATCACTGAGGAAAGATATAATTACGATCAGGAGTTCAAATTTGATGATTTCAATTATTAA
- a CDS encoding DUF169 domain-containing protein: MSEQDTCGCESGEYDLISKKLIENLGLKRSPVAIKFILNEKDIPEGIPKSDETLRHCELVFKASKGDVFYATANEQQCKGGAAALGLMEAPEKIKTGEFYYGLGRFSSVGAARKTMEDIPKIDPMMYALAYAPLDKANFDPDVIVVIGNPAQAMKLSQALVYTMGGRVEADFAGIQSICADSVSGPFLRRRPNITLGCSGSRQYSDIKEDEVVIGLTGENIGCVVNALEKI; this comes from the coding sequence ATGAGTGAACAAGATACGTGTGGTTGCGAATCAGGGGAATATGATTTAATATCAAAGAAATTAATTGAAAATTTGGGGCTTAAAAGATCCCCCGTTGCTATTAAATTCATTTTAAACGAGAAAGATATTCCAGAAGGTATACCTAAATCAGATGAAACTCTTAGGCACTGTGAACTTGTATTCAAAGCCAGCAAGGGGGATGTTTTTTATGCTACAGCTAATGAGCAGCAGTGTAAAGGTGGAGCAGCAGCACTGGGACTCATGGAAGCTCCTGAAAAAATAAAGACCGGTGAATTTTACTATGGATTGGGTCGTTTTTCCAGTGTTGGTGCTGCCAGAAAAACCATGGAAGACATACCCAAAATTGACCCAATGATGTATGCCCTGGCTTATGCCCCACTGGATAAAGCTAACTTCGATCCAGATGTTATTGTTGTTATAGGGAACCCTGCTCAGGCAATGAAACTCTCACAAGCTCTTGTATACACCATGGGGGGTAGAGTGGAAGCGGACTTTGCAGGTATACAGTCTATATGTGCGGACTCTGTTTCGGGTCCCTTCCTACGTCGCAGACCCAACATCACCCTAGGGTGCAGTGGATCTCGCCAGTATTCTGATATAAAAGAAGATGAGGTTGTAATTGGTCTTACTGGAGAGAACATTGGCTGTGTGGTTAATGCTCTGGAAAAAATTTAA
- a CDS encoding alpha/beta hydrolase, whose protein sequence is MEILKSKKKLVLIIILAIILIGAAYFAYYVSDYYHADTRALAALNSTESYTVLNTADSVTFTPTANLSTTGIIFYPGAKVQPESYSVIASQLAANGYTTIIVKMPFNLAFFGVNRADGVIKNHPEISSWVIGGHSLGGVFASDYAVNHQDKIKGVAYLASYPSTNASNATFKALSIRGSLDNLTKADDISSNLDKFPTNTTFITIPGGNHFNFGDYGIQSGDNNSTITREEQQKHTVAAIVEFVKNL, encoded by the coding sequence ATGGAAATTCTAAAATCAAAAAAGAAACTAGTTCTGATAATAATTTTAGCCATAATCCTAATTGGTGCAGCTTATTTTGCCTATTACGTTTCGGATTATTATCATGCAGATACCAGAGCCCTAGCTGCACTTAACTCGACCGAATCTTACACTGTGTTAAACACTGCCGATTCAGTGACATTCACCCCTACTGCTAATTTGAGTACCACCGGAATAATCTTTTATCCCGGAGCTAAGGTACAGCCAGAATCATACTCTGTAATAGCATCCCAGCTGGCTGCAAATGGTTACACTACCATAATTGTGAAAATGCCCTTTAATCTGGCATTTTTTGGTGTTAACCGTGCCGATGGTGTTATAAAAAATCATCCAGAGATAAGTTCATGGGTAATTGGTGGTCATTCCCTGGGCGGTGTTTTTGCATCGGATTATGCTGTAAACCACCAGGATAAAATAAAAGGAGTAGCATATCTGGCCAGTTACCCTTCAACCAATGCTTCAAATGCCACATTTAAGGCACTTTCAATTAGGGGCTCACTGGATAACTTGACCAAGGCAGATGACATCTCCAGTAATCTCGATAAATTCCCTACAAACACCACCTTCATCACCATCCCTGGTGGCAATCATTTCAACTTTGGAGATTATGGTATTCAATCCGGGGATAACAACAGTACCATTACTCGGGAAGAACAACAAAAACATACTGTTGCGGCAATTGTTGAGTTTGTTAAAAATCTTTAA